One genomic region from Desulfovibrio sp. TomC encodes:
- a CDS encoding transposase, translated as MSERTSKNPGIADYVVARRKHKDCFLDEIDRLIDWKPLERLLRKKLQRVVNAVGNPAYPPLPMFKILLLQRWYNLSDVAAEESLYDRLSCVRFVGLSLDHDEVPDSSTICRFRQSLLEKNVLKRLLDKLNYQLKRRGLLVREGATVDASVVSSSRRPSIRSKAVCGRR; from the coding sequence ATGAGCGAGCGCACTTCCAAGAATCCTGGCATCGCCGACTACGTGGTGGCCCGTCGCAAGCACAAGGATTGCTTTTTGGACGAGATTGATCGTCTCATCGACTGGAAGCCGCTTGAAAGATTACTTCGCAAGAAGCTCCAACGGGTTGTCAACGCCGTTGGCAATCCTGCGTACCCGCCACTGCCCATGTTTAAAATTCTCCTGCTGCAGCGCTGGTACAACCTCAGTGACGTGGCTGCGGAAGAATCTTTGTACGACCGCCTGTCCTGTGTCCGTTTCGTAGGCCTCTCCCTCGATCACGACGAAGTCCCGGATTCCTCGACCATTTGCCGGTTTCGGCAAAGCCTGCTCGAGAAAAATGTGCTCAAGCGCCTCCTGGACAAACTCAACTATCAACTCAAGCGACGTGGATTGCTGGTCCGTGAGGGAGCCACTGTCGATGCCAGTGTTGTTTCGTCCTCGCGCCGTCCGTCCATCCGATCAAAAGCCGTCTGTGGAAGAAGGTAG
- a CDS encoding Tn3 family transposase — protein MAIFRASVSYLESEALRREVNEGLNVVENWNGTNDFILFGKKGELATNKPYDMEMSLLCLHLIQVSLVYINARMIQEVLEDPVLLDRMTPRDLGP, from the coding sequence GTGGCGATTTTCCGTGCATCGGTCTCCTACCTGGAATCGGAGGCGCTGCGGCGCGAGGTCAACGAGGGCTTGAATGTGGTGGAGAACTGGAATGGCACCAATGACTTCATCCTCTTCGGAAAAAAGGGGGAACTCGCCACTAACAAGCCATACGATATGGAGATGAGCCTGCTCTGCCTGCACCTGATCCAGGTCAGCCTCGTCTACATCAATGCCCGGATGATCCAGGAAGTCTTGGAGGATCCGGTGCTGCTGGATCGCATGACCCCCCGAGACCTGGGGCCTTGA
- the tnpA gene encoding IS66 family insertion sequence element accessory protein TnpA — protein MTMAASATEHRSEKATYWAGHIETWRGSGLSQGAYCRRHGLSQIL, from the coding sequence ATGACCATGGCAGCATCAGCAACGGAGCATAGATCCGAGAAGGCGACGTATTGGGCTGGACATATTGAGACATGGCGAGGCAGTGGCCTGAGCCAGGGGGCTTACTGCCGGCGGCATGGCCTTTCCCAAATTCTCTGA
- a CDS encoding IS110 family transposase, protein MTSLDKAIRKLISTGCEPCFIYEAGPGGYHVYRHLQSQGLACIVVAPSLIPKRAGNKVKTDRRDSLMLARLFRAGELTSIHVPEEEDEAMRDLIRALNDAKSAETKAKQRLLPFLLRHGIRYSGKTQWRPAHMRWLAELTMPLAVQQIVLQEYVDAIKENTERVRRLLEQISEVLPQCKRAPVVKAYQALRGVALLTAVSVAAEIGDMSRFENPKHLMAYLGLVPSEHSSGGTTRRGGITKTGNNLVRRLLVESAWCYRLMARKTSILLKRQQELTPDI, encoded by the coding sequence ATGACCTCTTTGGATAAGGCTATCCGAAAACTCATATCCACTGGTTGTGAGCCATGTTTCATTTATGAAGCAGGACCAGGGGGTTACCACGTATACCGGCATCTTCAGTCCCAGGGTTTGGCCTGCATTGTGGTCGCGCCGTCATTGATCCCCAAAAGAGCTGGGAACAAGGTGAAGACTGACCGTCGTGATTCTCTCATGCTCGCCAGGCTCTTTCGTGCCGGAGAACTTACTTCGATTCATGTGCCAGAGGAGGAAGACGAGGCCATGCGCGATTTGATCCGTGCTCTAAACGATGCCAAGAGCGCCGAGACAAAAGCCAAGCAAAGATTGCTACCCTTTTTGCTCCGGCACGGAATCAGGTATTCAGGCAAGACGCAGTGGCGACCCGCACACATGCGCTGGCTCGCCGAATTGACCATGCCTCTCGCAGTCCAGCAGATAGTTCTTCAGGAGTATGTGGATGCGATCAAGGAAAATACGGAGCGAGTCAGGCGACTTTTAGAGCAGATCAGCGAGGTTCTTCCTCAGTGCAAGAGAGCTCCTGTCGTCAAAGCTTACCAAGCGCTACGCGGAGTCGCGCTTCTCACCGCAGTTTCGGTGGCTGCTGAAATCGGCGATATGAGTCGTTTTGAAAATCCCAAGCATCTCATGGCCTACCTGGGGCTTGTACCCTCGGAACATTCAAGCGGTGGCACAACTCGTAGAGGAGGAATTACAAAGACGGGAAACAACCTTGTTCGACGCCTACTCGTGGAATCGGCTTGGTGCTACCGACTCATGGCCAGGAAAACCAGTATTCTACTGAAGCGACAGCAAGAACTTACACCAGATATTTGA